From a single Verrucomicrobiia bacterium genomic region:
- a CDS encoding PQQ-binding-like beta-propeller repeat protein, whose protein sequence is MRHAASLRSHPRSGASRRTAFLTLALLACTATVLPAADWPQYHGPLGDGSSLESVRTDWEEQPPRILWRRPIGPGWSSIAAQHGRIVTQERRATPSGEREFCLALDAATGDPLWAVDVERARYTDLAGYDDRIDGPRSTPTLDGDRVYLITSHLKLLALHAGTGDIAWIRDFPQELGSSVLPWENAASPLLVGDLILLNANAPGRRLMAVRKHDGSTAWSGQEVGLTHATPVLAHLDGVAQAIFLTLPGLVSVVPETGAVLWRLEFSPSHTSTAASPVVAGNHVHASAAYAAGTWIGQISRTDSGFTAVETARQRGNAYQLHWSTPVAHEGFIYAIPSPTSAQARLACLDPSAGTNRWTQTQVGSGNIGFGSLIRAANSLIVLTESGELVLVPPNPQGYSELGRFKILHAHCWNRPALANGVLFARNSSLQSEIVAVDLSTAPPPLPPLRLATELPRNGGGVRLKVASLDGAPINPAWAGRLEVLSTPELPGPPQPWPTVFAPLQPEGDALVTELPADLGPIRFFRVQDREGRP, encoded by the coding sequence ATGCGCCACGCCGCCAGTCTCCGATCCCACCCCCGCTCCGGCGCCTCCCGGCGCACTGCGTTCCTCACCCTCGCCCTCCTGGCCTGCACCGCGACCGTCCTCCCCGCCGCCGACTGGCCCCAGTACCACGGGCCGCTCGGTGACGGCAGTTCCCTGGAGTCCGTTCGCACCGACTGGGAGGAACAGCCCCCGCGCATCCTCTGGCGCCGGCCCATCGGTCCCGGCTGGAGTTCGATCGCCGCGCAGCACGGCCGGATCGTCACCCAGGAACGGCGTGCCACCCCTTCCGGGGAACGCGAGTTCTGCCTGGCCCTCGACGCCGCCACCGGCGACCCCCTCTGGGCCGTGGACGTCGAACGCGCCCGTTACACCGACCTCGCCGGATACGACGACCGCATCGACGGGCCCCGCTCCACCCCCACACTCGATGGCGATCGCGTCTATCTCATCACGTCCCACCTGAAACTCCTCGCCCTGCACGCCGGGACCGGTGACATCGCGTGGATCCGCGATTTTCCCCAGGAACTCGGCAGTTCCGTCCTTCCCTGGGAGAACGCCGCCTCGCCGCTCCTGGTGGGTGACCTGATCCTCCTCAATGCCAACGCTCCCGGCCGCCGCCTGATGGCCGTTCGCAAGCACGACGGCTCGACCGCCTGGAGCGGTCAGGAAGTCGGCCTGACCCACGCCACCCCCGTCCTCGCCCACCTCGACGGCGTCGCCCAGGCCATCTTCCTCACCCTCCCCGGGCTCGTCAGCGTCGTCCCCGAAACCGGCGCCGTCCTCTGGCGCCTCGAGTTCTCCCCCTCCCACACGTCCACGGCCGCCTCTCCCGTCGTGGCTGGCAACCACGTTCACGCCTCCGCTGCCTACGCCGCGGGAACCTGGATCGGGCAGATCAGCCGCACCGACTCCGGCTTCACCGCGGTCGAAACCGCCCGTCAACGCGGTAATGCCTACCAACTCCACTGGTCCACCCCGGTGGCACACGAAGGATTCATCTACGCCATCCCCAGTCCCACTTCCGCCCAGGCTCGCCTCGCCTGCCTCGACCCGTCCGCCGGCACCAACCGCTGGACCCAAACTCAAGTCGGCTCCGGCAATATCGGCTTCGGCAGCCTCATCCGCGCCGCCAATTCCCTCATCGTCCTCACCGAGTCCGGCGAACTTGTCCTGGTTCCGCCCAACCCCCAGGGCTACTCCGAACTCGGCCGCTTCAAGATCCTTCATGCCCACTGCTGGAATCGTCCCGCCCTCGCCAACGGCGTCCTCTTCGCCCGCAATTCCTCATTGCAATCCGAAATCGTCGCCGTCGATCTCAGCACCGCCCCACCCCCGCTTCCCCCGCTCCGACTCGCCACCGAACTTCCCCGGAATGGCGGCGGCGTCCGCCTTAAAGTCGCCAGCCTCGACGGCGCCCCAATCAACCCCGCCTGGGCCGGGCGACTCGAAGTCCTGAGCACTCCCGAACTGCCCGGACCACCTCAGCCCTGGCCCACCGTCTTCGCCCCGCTCCAGCCCGAGGGAGATGCCCTGGTCACCGAGCTTCCTGCCGATCTCGGGCCAATCCGGTTCTTCCGCGTTCAAGATCGGGAGGGCCGACCATGA
- a CDS encoding ion transporter: MLATRAAPWRLSLARRVEARSVEIAITVVILINAVILGMETSPSLRAQIGGWLVAIDRICLSLFVVELGIKLTAYRGLFWRNGWNWFDAAVVGIALVPGSGAWSVLRSLRVLRVLRLLTIIPQLRKVVAAFLHAIPGLASVIAVASIFYYTAGVLVTALFGPTHPDWFGTLGRSLYTLFQIMTLESWSMGIVRPVMESHPWAWAFFVPFIVVATFTILNLFIGIIVSTMQELATEPPAFLSQDDLIVTLRRMEQDLQNLRTTVERRLTPPPNGATPPDSPSAQP, encoded by the coding sequence CTGCTGGCTACCCGCGCCGCCCCCTGGCGCCTGTCCCTGGCCCGTCGCGTCGAAGCCCGCAGCGTCGAAATCGCCATCACCGTTGTCATCCTGATCAACGCCGTGATCCTCGGAATGGAAACCAGCCCGAGCCTGCGCGCCCAGATCGGCGGATGGCTCGTGGCCATCGACCGGATCTGCCTCTCCCTGTTCGTTGTCGAACTCGGCATCAAACTCACCGCCTATCGCGGCCTCTTCTGGCGCAACGGCTGGAACTGGTTCGACGCCGCCGTCGTCGGCATCGCCCTCGTCCCGGGTTCCGGTGCATGGTCGGTCCTCCGTTCGCTCCGCGTCCTCCGCGTCCTCCGGTTGCTCACCATCATCCCCCAGCTCCGCAAGGTCGTCGCCGCCTTCCTCCACGCCATCCCCGGTCTCGCCAGTGTCATCGCGGTCGCCAGCATCTTCTACTACACCGCCGGCGTGCTGGTCACCGCCCTGTTCGGACCCACCCATCCCGACTGGTTCGGCACTCTCGGACGCAGCCTCTACACGCTCTTCCAGATCATGACCCTCGAGAGCTGGTCGATGGGCATCGTCCGGCCCGTCATGGAGTCGCACCCCTGGGCCTGGGCCTTCTTCGTCCCCTTCATCGTCGTCGCCACCTTCACCATCCTCAATCTCTTCATCGGGATCATCGTCTCGACCATGCAGGAACTCGCCACCGAACCCCCTGCCTTCCTCAGCCAGGACGATCTCATCGTGACCCTGCGCCGGATGGAACAGGATCTGCAAAACCTCCGCACCACGGTCGAACGCAGGTTGACACCGCCCCCCAACGGCGCGACACCTCCAGACAGCCCTTCGGCCCAGCCCTGA